In Acidimicrobiales bacterium, the DNA window TTCCTGGTGGGCATCGCCGTGGGCGGCCCGGTGTCCGACCGTGCCTCGGCCCTCATCGGGCCGCTCCGGGACCTCTTCGCCGCCATCTTCTTCCTCTTCTTCGGGCTCCAGGTCGACCCGGCCAACCTCCCGCCCGTGGCAGGGGTCGCCATCGCCCTGGCGGTCGTCACCGCCATCACCAAGCTGGGCACCGGCTGGTGGGCAGCCCGGCGGGCCGGCATCGCCCGGCCGGGCCGGATGCGCGCCGGCACCGCCCTGGTCTCGCGCGGCGAGTTCTCGATCGTGATCGCCGGACTGGGCGTCTCCGCCGGGATCGAGCCACAGCTCGGACCCCTCTCGGCCGCCTACGTCCTCGCCCTCGCCATCGCCGGGCCCCTCCTCACCCGCTACGCCGACGACATCGCGCGGCGCACCGCCCGCCCGAGCAGGACCTGAGGGATCCGATGGGGCGGAGACCGCGGCGGTGTCAGGAGGTGTGCGCGACCTCGAACCACACGACCTTGCCGCCGTCGATCGGATCGGCACCCCACGACAACGCCAGCTGGTCGACGAGGAAGAGGCCCCGGCCGCCGACCTGGTCATGGCCAGGCACCTCGGAGATGGGGAGGAATGCGGAGCCGTCGGCGACCTCCACGCGGATGACCTCCGGGCCAACCTTGACGTCGAGGCGCAGCTCGGTGCGGGCATGGAGGAGGGCGTTGGTCACGACCTCGGTGACCAGCAGGGAGACCAATTCGATCGTCTCGTCGGCCCCACAGCCGTCCGCCAGGGCACGCGCCACCAGGCGGCGGGCGGCCCAGGCACTGTGACGCTCGGGCGGGAGGGCCTCTGAGAGATCGATGCCGGGGCCATACCCACACGAGGAGCAACCGGAACAACAGGTGCTCGGCGGGTCGGGGGACGGTGCCCCCACCGCCGCCGGAGGGCGGCGGCTGGGGTTGCGTGCAGCGGGGGTTGCGTGCGGCGGGTGGGATTCGAACCCACATGCCCCGAAGGACAGAGGCTTTTGAGGCCTCCGCGTCTGCCGTTCCGCCACCGCCGCGCGCGCCGCCAGAGTGTAGGAGGACGGGACCCGACTCCGGTGCGCAGCGGCCCCAGTGGGCCCCGGCGACCCGAGTCACTAGTCTCGCCGAGGTGGGCGCGAAGGGACGACGACGGAGGCGACCGCCGTGGTGGCTGGTGGCGCTGGCCGCGGCCGGGATCCTGGCGGGCTACCGCCATCGCCGCCTCGGCGCCGCCGAGGGCGGACCGATGCCCACGCCGCCTCGGTGAAACCTCCCCGGTAGGGACGAGGTCGGAGCAAGAGGCGGGCAGCACGGGACATCGAGAGGGTTGAGATGCTGGCGTTCACATTTCCGGGACAGGGATCGCAACGTCCGGGCATGGGCGCGGCATGGCTCGACCACCCCTCGTGGGAGCTGGTCGGCGAGGCCTCCGAGGTCGCCGGGCGCGACGTGGCCCGCCTGCTCCTCGAGGCCGACGTCGACGAGCTGAAGCAGACCCGCAACGCCCAGCTCACCACCTTCGTCGCCAGCCTCGTCGTCCTCGACGCCGTGGAGCGGGTCGGCGTCGCTCCGGGGATCATGGCGGGGCACAGCCTGGGCGAGTACAGCGCCCTGACGGCCACCGGTGCCCTGTCGTTCGCCGACGGCGTCCGGATCGTGGCCGCCAGGGGTGACGCCATGCAGGACGCCACCGAGGAGCGACCCGGCACCATGGCCGCCATCCTCGGCCTCGACGACGACGACGCCGATGCCGCATGCCGCAAGGCCGACGGTGACGTGTGGGTGGCCAACTTCAACGCGCCCGGCCAGGTCGTGATCTCCGGCGGCGTCGACGCCGTGGCGGCCGCCTCCGATGCGGCCAGAGGCCTCGGCGCCAAGAAGGTGATGCCGCTGCCGGTGAGCGGGGCGTTCCACACGCCGCTGATGGCCTCGGCGCGCGACCGCCTGCGGGAGGCCATCGCCCAGGTGACCCTGCGCGAACCCGATGTCGCCGTGGTGGCCAACATCGACGCCCGTCCCCACACCGACCCCACCGAGTGGAGCGGGCTGCTCTCGGCCCAGCTGTGCAGCCCCGTGCGGTGGCGCCAGTCGGTGCAGCGACTGATCGATCTCGACGTCGACAGCATCGTCGAGCTGGGCCCCGGCGGGGTGCTCACCGGCATGGCCAAGCGGATCAGCCGAGAGACCCGCTCCGTGGCCGTCGCCACCCCCGACGACCTCGACCACCTGCTCGAGCTCCTCGCCGGCGAGCCTGCCGCCGCCGCCAACCAGCCCGACGGAGAGCACCTCTACATGACCGAGCGCATGGTGGTGAGCCCCACCGCCGGCGTCTTCACCCCCGCCCAACCCTGGCTCGGCGGCTCCGAGGGGGCGACCGTGCAGGTCGGCGACCTCGTCGGCCACGTGGGCGACCACGAGGTTCGCTCGCTCTTCGCCGGGACCGTCATGGGGCTGATCGCCGTCGAAGGCGAGCGCGTCACCCCGAGCCAGCCCATCGCCTGGCTGCGCGTCAACCAGTGAGCGCGACCCCCCTCGGCACGGGTGCCGCCATCACCTCATGGGGCGTCGCCCTCCCCGAACGGGTCGTCACCAACCACGAGTTCGCGTCGCGACTCGACACCAGCGATGCGTGGATCGTGGAGCGCAGCGGCATCTCCGAGCGACGCATGGGCGGCACCACCGGGACCCTCGCCGCCGCTGCCGGCAAGGCCGCCCTCGACCGCGTGGGAACCGACCCCACCTCGGTCGACCTCCTCGTGCTCGCCACCACGACGCCGGACCAACAGATGCCGGCGACCGCCTCGGCCGTGCAGGAGGCCCTGGGTCTGGACTGCGGCGCCATGGACCTCAACGCCGCATGCTCCGGCTTCGTCTACGCCCTCGTGGCCGCCGCCGGGATGCTCGGCATCGGCGCCCGCCGCATCCTCGTGGTGGGTGCTGACGTGATGAGCCGCATCACCGACCAGGACGATCGCGGCACCGCCGTGCTCTTCGGCGATGGCGCCGGGGCCGTCCTCCTCGACGCCGTCGACGGTCCCGGCCAGCTGCTCGGGTGGGACCTCGGCTCGGACGGCGCCGCCCGCCACCTCCTCTACACCGACCTCGGCGGCTTCACCCACATGGACGGCAAGGAGGTCTTCCGCCGGGCGGTGCGCGGCATGGTGGAGTCCTCGAAGGTGGCGCTGGCTGCCGCCGGCCTCACGACCGACGACGTCAGCCTGCTCGTGCCCCACCAAGCCAACCTGCGGATCATCGAGTCGGCGTGCGCCCGCCTCGGCATCCCCGCCGACCGGGCAGCCACGGTGCTGGACCGCACGGGCAACACCTCGGCGGCGTCGATCCCCCTGGCCCTGGCCGACGCCGCCGACGCCGGCCGCATCGCCGACGGCGACATCCTCCTGCTCGTCGGCTTCGGCGCCGGGCTGACGTGGGCCAGCGCCGTCCTACGATGGGGCTCCCCATGAGCGAGCAGGGCGACGACGACGGCCGGGTCGTGCTGATCACCGGCGGCAACCGGGGCATCGGCCTCGCCTGCGCCCGCGCCTTCGAGGCCCAGGGGGACCGGGTCGCCGTCACCTATCGCTCCGACCCGCCCGAGGGGCTCCTCGCCGTCCGCTGCGACGTGACCTCGGTCGACGACGTCGACGCCGCCTTCAGCGAGGTCGAGGAGCGCCTCGGTCCGGTCGAGGTCGTGGTGGCCAACGCCGGGCTGACCCGCGACGGGCTCATCGTGCGCATGGCCCAGGACGACTTCGACGCCGTGATCGACACCAACCTCGCCGGGGCCTACCGGGTCGCCCGCCGCGCTGCCCGCCCCATGCTCAAGGCCCGAGGCGGCCGCCTCATCTTCGTCTCCTCGGTGGTCGCCATGCTCGGGTCCGCCGGGCAGGCGAACTACGCCGCGTCCAAGGCCGGCCTCGTCGGCCTGGCCCGGTCGCTCGCCCGCGAGCTCGGCTCCCGAGGGATCACGGCCAACGTGGTCGCGCCCGGCCCGGTGGAGACCGACATGACAGCCGCCCTCGGCGCCGACCGCCAGGCCGAGCTCGCCGCCGCCGTCCCCCTCGGCCGCTTCGCCTCCCCGGAGGAGATCGCCGCGGTCGTCACGTTCCTGGCCTCCCCCGGTGCCGCCTACATCACCGGTGCCATCGTGCCGGTCGACGGCGGACTCGGCATGGGCCACTAGCAGGCACCAGACTTCCCCGACCACCCCGCACGAACCACAGGAGAGAGACACCATGGCTGAGGACACCTTCGAGACGTTCAAGAAGTGCGCCGTCGAGGTGCTGCAGGTCGAGCCCGACCAGGTCACCAAGGAGGCGAAGTTCGCCGACGACCTCGACGCCGACAGCCTCGACCTCGTCGAGCTCGTGATGGCCCTCGAGGAGGCGTTCGACATCGAGGTCCCCGAAGAGGACCTCGAGGGGATCGAGACCGTCGGCCAGGCCTACGACCTCGTCCAGGGCAAGCTGGGCTCGTGAGCCGGCGCCGGGTCGCCGTCACCGGCATCGGCATCGTCGCGCCCTGCGGCACCGGCACCGAGGCGTTCTGGGAGGGGCTGCTCGCCGAGCCGGCCCCCGGTGCCCGCGAGATCACCGACTTCGACCCGTCGCCGTGGTTCGGCCCCAAGGAGGCACGGCGCACCGATCGCTTCGCGCAGTTCGCCGTGGCCGCCGCCGCCATGGCGCTCGACGACGCCGGTGAGCTCACCGCCGACCTCGACCGGGCCGGCGTGCTGATCGGCACCGGCGTCGGTGGCCTCCACACCCTCGAGGACCAGATCGTCATCCGACACGAGAAGGGCGCCAAGCGGGTCTCGCCCTTCCTCGTCCCCATGATGATGAGCAACGCTGCCGCCGCGTCGGTCTCGATGCGCTTCGGCTGGCGGGGCCCCTGCGAGGCCACGGTGACCGCCTGCGCGGCGAGCACCCACGCCATCGGCAACGCCGCCCGCCTCATCGCGTCGGGCACGTGCGACGCGGTGATGACCGGCGGCAGCGAGGCGGCCATCACACCCACCGGGGTGGCCGGCTTCGCCAACATGACCGCCCTCTCGGGGTCGGGGATCTCCCGCCCCTACGACATCGACCGGGATGGCTTCGTGATCGCCGAGGGCGCGGTGGTGCTCGTGCTGGAGGAGCTCGAGGCGGCCCGGGCGCGCGGCGCCCGCGTCTACGGGGAGATCATGGGGTCGGCCAGCACGGCCGACGCCCACCACATCACCGCCCCCGCCCCCGGCGGCAACGGCGCCGTGCGGGCCATGGAGCTCGCCCTCGCCGACGCCGGCGTGCGAGCCGCCGACGTCGCCCACATCAACGGCCACGGCACCTCCACCCCCCTCAATGACGCGGCCGAGGCCGAGGCCATCACCACGGTCTTCGGCACGCCCGGGCCGCCGGTGACCTCCACCAAGGGCGTCACCGGCCACGCCCTCGGCGCTGCCGGAGCGATCGAGGCCGCCGCCGTGCTCCTAGCCATGGAGCACCGCCTCATCCCCCCCACCGCCGGCCTGGTGAACCTCGACCCCGCCATCACCATCGACGTGGTGCGCGAGCCCCGCCCGTGGGAGCCCGGGCCGTCGCTGTCGAACAGCTTCGGCTTCGGCGGTCACAACGGCTGCCTCGTCATCGGCCCCCCACCCCAGTAGCAGAAAAGTGGCCTCGGCGAAGCCGAGTCCGCAACCGGCCACGCCGAGTCCAGCCGGCGTGCTCAACTGGCTGGGAGCGGGTGGCACCGAGGGGAGGGGCCCGCCGCCGGAGCCTGCGGAGGCGGTGGGAGGGGTCCCGCTCGGTGACGGGCCCCGCTCGCAGTCAGCTGAGCACGCCTTCGAGGTGGAGGAGGTGCGCTTTCAGGTGGAGCCCCCCGGTGTAGCCACCGAGGCCGCCGCCGGTGCGCAGCACCCGGTGGCAGGGCACCACGATGGGGATCGGGTTGGCCCCGAGGGCGTTGCCCGTGGCACGGGAGGCCCGGGGGCGCCCGATGGCGGCAGACAGGGCCCCGTAGGTGCTGACCTGCCCGAAGGGGATGGCGGCGCAGGCCCCGAGGACCTCGCGCCCGAAGGGACTCACGAGTGCCCAGTCGACGGCAAGGTCGAAGCGCTTGCGTCGCCCGGCCAGGTACTCGTCGAGCTGGCGGCGGGGCTCGTCGACGAGGGCCGGCGCCTCCATCACCCGGGGAGAGATCCGCCGGGCCAGCACCTCGAGGACGGCTGCGGGGTCGTTGGCCTCGAACGACACCCGCACCAGGCCCCGTGACGTCACGGCCACCAGGAGCTGGCCGAGGGGCGACTCCAGGGTCCCCCATGCCACCTGTAGCTCGGTGACGCGCTCCACGGTGCTGGCGGTCATGGTGTCCTCCTCGATGGCCGTGTTGGAGAGTCTGTCAGGCCGGAGCCAGGAAGAAGAGGAGGTCGGCAGCACACGCGAGCTCGCCGTCGACGGTGGCCCGCCCCGATCCCTTGCCGGCTCGTGCCGACATGCGCCCGAGGGTCACCTCGAGCTCGAGCGTCTCGCCCGGCACGACCTGGCGGCGGAATCGGGCGCCGTCGATCCCGCCGAAGAGCGGGAGCTTGCCGGCGAAGCGCTCGTCGGCAAGCACCGAGCACGCGCCGACCTGCGCCAGCGCCTCGATCATCAAGACGCCCGGCAGGGTCGGGCGGCCGGGGAAGTGCCCGGCGAAGAACGCTTCGTCGCCGGTGAGGGTCCACCGCCCCGTGGCCGACGTCCCGGGGTCGAGGGCGACCAGCTCGTCCACCAGCAGGAACGGGGGGCGATGCGGCAGCAGGTCGACGGGGGCGGGCAGCGAGCTCACGCCACCGCCCGACGGAGCTTGGCCGGGGTGTCCTTGGGCGAGATCTTGTGCCAGACCTCGACCAGCTTGCCCTTCTCGTCCACCAGGAAGGCCGAGCGGATCACGCCCTGGTACTTCCGGCCGTACATCGACTTCTCCCCCCAGGCCCCGTAGGCCTCGGCCACGGCGTGGTCGGGGTCCGAGAGCAGGGTGAAGCCGAGTCCGTGCTTGTCGTCGAAGCGCTGGAGCTTCTCGGGCGGGTCGGGGCTGATGCCGACCACCGCCACATCACCGAGCTCCGGGAGGACATCGCGCAGCCCGCAGGCCTGTGTGGTGCACCCTGGCGTGTCGGCCTTCGGGTAGAAGTACACGAGCACCTTGCGGCCCTTGAACGACGACAGCCGGACCGGCTCGCCGGTCTGGTCTGTGAGGGTGAACGCGGGGGCCTTGTCGCCGGGTTCGAGCATGCCGGCAACCTTAGGGCCCGGCGACGGTGCGACCGGCCGGACCGCGTCCCCGCCCGCCGGCGGGCGGGCGGGGACGGTGCCGCGAGGGGCGCCGCTCAGCCCGGTGCGGGCTCCTTGCCGGCGGCGATGGCCTTGAGCTTGGAGCCGGCGCTGATCTTGACGGCCTTGGTGGCCGGGATCTGCAGCTCCGCACCTGTCTGGGGGTTGCGCCCGGTCCGGGCCGACCGCAGGGTCTGCTCGAACGAGATCCACCCCGGGATCGAGATCTTGTCATCGCCTCTGGCGACGACGTTGGCAACGACGTCGAACAGGCCCTTGAGGGAGGCGTCGACGTCGCCCTTGGCGACCCCGCTGCGCTCGGCGATGGCGTCGACCAGCTCAGATCGGTTCATGTGCTCTCCTTGTGGCGTCGGGTGCCGGGGCTCAGGCCCGGGCTCACCAGCTCATGCGAGCCGGTGACCTACCGGGTGTCAAACCACGACAGCACCAGCATGACCGGTTCAGGCCGCCGCGCGGTGCATCCTCGCCGGCGCGGACGACGCTTGCGCCCGGCAATCGAACAGGTGTACGATGGGGGTGCTTCCCCGAGTGAACCGGTCCCGTGTGCGAGGTCTCGATGGGAAGCGTCTCGATGGGAAGCGTTGGTGTGCCCTCGATCGATGAGCTGGTGGCCATCGACGCCACCAGCCTCGACTCGGCGGGCGTGCGGGCGCTGGCGGTGGAGCTCGAGCGGGCCAAGGCCCGCCTCGACGCCGCGCTGCTGGCCGTGGCTGGCGAGCTGGACCGCAACGGCTGGTACCTCGACGACGGGGCCGCCAAGGTTCGCTGCTGGTTGGCCCACCACAGCGGCATCGCCCGGGCGACGGCCGGTAGCCGGGTGCGCTTGGCCAAGCGGCTCCGCTTCACCCCGCTCATGGCCGACGCCCTCGCGGCCGGCGCGGTCAGCGAGGGCCACGCCCGCGCGTTGGCGCGGTGCCTCACCCCTCGCACCCTCGTGGCGCTCACCCGCGACGAGGCCCTCCTGGTCGACCAGGCCAAGGTGCTGTGCGTCGACGACTACGAAGTGCTTGTCACCAGGTGGCTGTCGCTCAACGACGACGGGCCAGAGCCCGGCACCGGCGAACCCAGCCAGGTGCGGGCATCCCGCTACGGCGACGGCCGGGTCAAGCTCGACGGCGACCTCGACATCGACGACGGCGCCGAGCTCCTCGCCGAGCTCGACGCCATCACCGACGAGCTGTGGCGGGAAGACCAACGCCTCGACGACCACGACCCCGCCGCCCACCGCAGCCACGCCCAACGTTGCGCCGCCGCCCTCCTCGAGATGGCGCGCCGCTCCTCGGCCACCCGCCGCCAGGACCTCGAAGACGACGTCGCCGAGGCTGACCGCCGAGAGCGGGCCCGCCCCCGGCGGGCGCAGCTCATAGTCACCGTGCCCCTCGACGCCCTTGCCGGCGCCCGGGGCGTTGCCGCCACCTTCGACGACGGCACCCTCGTACCCCGCTCCACCCTCGAACGGTGGCTGTGCGACTGCGCCACCTCCACGGTGTCCACCAAGGCGGGGGTGCCCTTCGACGTCGGCCGCAGCCAGTACACGCCGTCCCCCGCCCAACGCCGAGCATTGGTGGCTCGCGACGGCGGCTGCATCGTCCCCTCCTGCAACCGACCAGCCCGCTGGTGCGACGCCCACCACGTGGTTCCCCACCCCGCGGGTCCCACCCAGCTCGACAACCTCGTGCTCCTCTGCAACCGCCACCACAAGCTCGCCCACAACCACACCATCCGCCTCCGACCTGCGAGTCCGCAGCGCTGGATCGTCCTCCGGGGCGACGGCACCCCCATCCGGGAACGGCCACCGCCCATCCCGCTGCGCTGCTGAAGGGCGACGAGGTGAAACGCCGCGATCGTGGGGGCGGAGCAATCTCCCGCGCCAGTCGGGTCGGCTATCGAATCCACTTCGGGACGCCCGCGCCCCCGAGCCGCCGCAGCCGTCTGTGTTCAGTGTCCGCTGCCAGCGTCGCGCCACCGTTCCTCACTGCCCATGGGCCTCTCTCGAGCCGTCCCGACTGCCGGAGAGCCCGGCCGCCTCTACGGCACGTATCACGCAACCGGCCGGTCGCGGACACCACGCCGGCAACGTCGGTCAGACCAGGCCGCGGCGGCGGGCCCACCAGTCGTCGGGCCGGGCGTGGGCGTGGAAGTGGTTGGGGATCTGACGCATGACCCGGTCGATGGTGACCCCCACGTCGGGGAACTGCTCGGCGGCGACCCGAGCCAGCTCGGCCAGCATGTGCTCCAGCTCGGTCTCGGGGGGCTCGACCCCGTGGGAGCGCCACACCACCATCGGGATGGCACAGGCCTCGCACTCGGCCACCCAGCACACATCGTCCTCGTGGAACCAGGGGGTGAAGCGCGCCGCTTCGCACAGCTCGCAACCCTCGACCACGACACGATCGCCCTCCACGGCCTTCGATCCTACGGGCGCACCTGCGAGCCGCTGGGCGCGCCCGCCTGCACCCGGCGGCGTTTCACGAGCGCGCGCCCCGGGCACCATCAGGGCACGAGCGACGAGTAGGCGGAGGGGCGAGCGATGGGCGACCGACGGACCGAGTCAACCGATCGAACCGACGAGCAGCTCGGCGGGCCCGGCCCGGAGGACACGGACGACGAGGACAAGCAGAAGACCAAGCGTCGCCCCCGGGGCCGGCGCGGAACCGCGGCCAGGCCGCCGCGGGGCAACGAGACCCTGTCGCCGCTGAGCGCCGTGTCCGGGACCCTCACCGCCTTCGGCCTGCTCGCCCTCCTGGCGGCGCTCTCCGCCGGCATCGCCGCCGTGATCGGGGCCGACATCGCCGGGCTCAGCGACGACGAGTGGCGCAACGTCGGCATCGGCGGCGCCGCGGCCATGGCCCTGGCGCTGCTCGCCTCCTTCGCCTTCGGCGGCTACACCGCCGGGCGCATGGCCGGCCGCGCCGGGCTGCGCCACGGGCTGGTCGTCTTCGGGCTCGGCCTGCTCGTCATCGTGGTCGCCGGCCTGGTGACCTCGCTCACCGCCGACACCACCGCCGTCGGCGACGAGCTGCGTGACCAGGGCGTGCCCACCAGCACCGACACCTGGACCGACATCGGCATCGGTGCCGGCATCGCCGCCGCCCTCGCCATGCTCGTCGGCGCGCTGCTCGGCGGGTGGCGTGGCGAGCGCTGGCACGCCCGCCCGGTCGCCCATGGCACCCAGCCGGCCCGCCCCTACGACGAGATCGTGGCCGACGCCCGGTCGCGGGACGGCGACGACCGGACAGCGATCGACCTCCCAACTGACACCGGGACCGAACCTGGCAGCAGCCTCGAGGAGGAGCGCGCCGACCACGCCGTCGACCCCGACGAGCGCACCTCCCAGGACCACTAGCGCGGGACGGGCGGTCCGGCGTCAGCCGCGGTCGAGCGCCTCCCGGAGCCCACCGACGAAGTCGGCGGCGGCCTCGGGGCCCCCGCCGGCGAGGAGCGTGCGGATCAGGGCCGACGCCACGATGACCCCGTCGGCCTCGGCGCAGACCTCCACCGCCTGGCGGGGCGTCGAGACACCGAAGCCGATGAGCACGGGCTTGTCGGTGACGGCCTTGAGGCGCTTCGCCATCACCGCCGCCGACGACGCCACCTCGGCCCGCTCGCCGGTGATGCCCATCAGGCTCACCCCGTAGACGAACCCTCGGGAGCGGGCCGCGATCTCGCCCAGGCGGTCGTCGGAGGTGACCGGCGCCGCCAGCAACACGGTCTCGATGCCCGCGGCGGCGGCCTCGGCCTCCCACCCGGCGGACTCGTCGAGGGGCAGGTCGGGCAGGATGGCTCCCGCCACCCCCGCTGCTGCCAGCGAGCGGGCGAAGCGGAGCTCGCCCATGCGGTACGCCAGGTTGTAGTAGGTCATCGCCACCAGCGGGACGCCGGCGTCGACCCCGGTGAGGTCATGGAGGATCGAGGGCGGCGTCACCCCCCGGGCCAGGGCCGTCGCCGAAGCTTCCTGGATGGTGGGGCCGTCCATGACCGGGTCGGAGAACGGGATCCCGACCTCGATGGCATCGGCACCGGCCGCCGCCACCGCCCGCAGGACCTCCGTCCAGTCGTCGGTGAGGCCACCGGTGACGTAAGGGGCCAGGAGCTTGTGGCCGGCGTCGCGACGGGCGCGCAGCGAGGCCTCGAGCGGGCCGACCTGCGTCGTGGGCGTCACCGCGTGCCTTTGCGGATGCGCATGACCTGCTCAGCGTCCTTGTCGCCTCGGCCGCTGAGGTTCACCAGGACGGTGGCTCCGGTCGGGATCGCCCCTCCGGCCTCTCGGGCCACCCAGGCGATGGCGTGCGCCGGCTCCAGCGCCGGGATGATGCCCTCGCTGCGGCTCAGCAGCTCGAAGGCGTCGAGGACCTCGGCGTCGGTGACCGTGACGTACTCGGCGCGGCCGGTCGCGGCCAGGTGGGCGTGCTCGGGACCGACACCGGGATAGTCGAGCCCGGCGGAGACGGAGTGGGCCTCGCTGACCTGGCCGTGCTCGTCCTGGAGGAGCAGGCTGGCCGACCCGTGGACGACCCCGGGCAGCCCCCGACCGATCGCCGCGCCGCCATCGGGCTGCACCCCCACCAGACGGGCCGGGCCCTCGGCAAAGCCGGCGAAGATTCCCGCGGCATTGGATCCCCCGCCGACGCAGGCCACGACGAGGTCGGGGTCTCCGCCGTCGAGCAGCTCCTTGGACTGCACCCGCGCCTCGTCGCCGATCACCCGCTGCAGCTCCCGGACCATCCACGGGTAGGGGTGCGGACCCATCACCGAGCCGATGCAGTAGTGGGTGGTCTCGACCGAGGCCACCCAGTCGCGCATGGCCTCGTTGATGGCGTCCTTGAGGGTCCGGCTCCCCGACGACACCGGCCGCACCTCGGCGCCGAGCAGCTCCATCCGGAAGACGTTGAGCGCCTGGCGCTCGACGTCGACCTCGCCCATGTACACGACGCAGTCGAGGTCGAAGAGCGCCGCCGCCGTCGCCGCCGCCACCCCGTGCTGGCCGGCCCCGGTCTCGGCGATGAGGCGCTTCTTGCCCATGTGCCGGGTGAGGAGGGCCTGGCCGATGACATTGTTGATCTTGTGGGACCCGGTGTGGTTGAGGTCTTCGCGCTTGAGCAGCACCCGCACCCCGAGGCGGCGCGACAGGTTCTCGGCCTCGGTCACCGGCGAGGGCCGGCCGGCGTAGGTGCGGAGCCGGTCGTCGAGCTCGGTGTGGAAGGCGTCGTCGGACCATGCGGCGCG includes these proteins:
- the trpB gene encoding tryptophan synthase subunit beta, with the translated sequence MTDAADGSRPAPGSAVEATHMGDPDDRGRFGDFGGRFVPESLVPACQELEAAFRAAWSDDAFHTELDDRLRTYAGRPSPVTEAENLSRRLGVRVLLKREDLNHTGSHKINNVIGQALLTRHMGKKRLIAETGAGQHGVAAATAAALFDLDCVVYMGEVDVERQALNVFRMELLGAEVRPVSSGSRTLKDAINEAMRDWVASVETTHYCIGSVMGPHPYPWMVRELQRVIGDEARVQSKELLDGGDPDLVVACVGGGSNAAGIFAGFAEGPARLVGVQPDGGAAIGRGLPGVVHGSASLLLQDEHGQVSEAHSVSAGLDYPGVGPEHAHLAATGRAEYVTVTDAEVLDAFELLSRSEGIIPALEPAHAIAWVAREAGGAIPTGATVLVNLSGRGDKDAEQVMRIRKGTR
- the trpA gene encoding tryptophan synthase subunit alpha gives rise to the protein MTPTTQVGPLEASLRARRDAGHKLLAPYVTGGLTDDWTEVLRAVAAAGADAIEVGIPFSDPVMDGPTIQEASATALARGVTPPSILHDLTGVDAGVPLVAMTYYNLAYRMGELRFARSLAAAGVAGAILPDLPLDESAGWEAEAAAAGIETVLLAAPVTSDDRLGEIAARSRGFVYGVSLMGITGERAEVASSAAVMAKRLKAVTDKPVLIGFGVSTPRQAVEVCAEADGVIVASALIRTLLAGGGPEAAADFVGGLREALDRG